A genomic region of Halomonas aestuarii contains the following coding sequences:
- the pyk gene encoding pyruvate kinase, with the protein MSTTPLHTPIRRTKIVATLGPASDREGVLEAMLKAGVDVVRLNFSHGSPDDHRQRLTRVREIAERLGRSVAVLGDLQGPKIRIARFREGAVTLEEGQSFILDMGLGSDQGDETRVGCDYKTLADDVGPGDRLLLDDGRLVLDVNRVADHLIHTSVVVGGRLSNNKGINKQGGGLSAPALTAKDKADLATAVAIGVDYLAISFPRSAADMVEARELLGEAGAEIGLVAKLERAEAVADDDTLDGIIRASEAVMVARGDLGVEIGDAKLIGTQKRIIKHARTLNRAVITATQMMESMIDSPLPTRAEVFDVANAVLDGTDAVMLSAETAAGDFPVETVEAMDRVCLGAERERRIQESGHRIHEGFSRIDETIALSAMYAANHLAGVAAIACMTASGYTPLIASRISSGLPIVGLAHNPIAQRRMALYRGVVSLPFDTSEMGATELNDQALALLIRQGIAAPGDHVILTRGDHMNAHGGTNTLKALAVEARHE; encoded by the coding sequence ATGTCGACCACCCCGCTGCACACCCCCATCCGCCGCACCAAGATTGTCGCCACCCTGGGCCCGGCCAGCGACCGGGAGGGCGTGCTGGAGGCGATGCTCAAAGCCGGCGTCGACGTGGTGCGCCTCAACTTCTCCCACGGCAGCCCCGACGACCACCGCCAGCGCCTGACCCGGGTGCGCGAGATCGCCGAGCGCCTGGGGCGCAGTGTCGCCGTCCTCGGCGACCTCCAGGGCCCCAAGATCCGCATCGCCCGCTTCAGGGAGGGCGCCGTGACCCTCGAGGAGGGCCAGTCCTTCATCCTCGACATGGGCCTGGGCAGCGACCAGGGCGACGAGACCCGCGTCGGCTGCGACTACAAGACCCTGGCCGACGACGTCGGCCCCGGCGACCGCCTGCTGCTCGACGACGGCCGGCTGGTGCTCGACGTCAACCGGGTCGCCGACCACCTGATCCACACCAGCGTGGTGGTGGGCGGCCGGCTCTCCAACAACAAGGGCATCAACAAGCAGGGCGGCGGCCTCTCCGCCCCGGCGCTGACCGCCAAGGACAAGGCCGACCTCGCCACCGCCGTGGCGATCGGCGTCGACTACCTGGCGATCTCCTTCCCGCGCAGCGCCGCCGACATGGTCGAGGCCCGCGAGCTGCTCGGCGAGGCAGGCGCCGAGATCGGCCTGGTGGCCAAGCTCGAGCGCGCCGAGGCCGTGGCCGACGACGACACCCTGGACGGCATCATCCGCGCCAGCGAGGCGGTGATGGTGGCCCGCGGCGACCTGGGCGTGGAGATCGGCGACGCCAAGCTGATCGGCACCCAGAAGCGCATCATCAAGCACGCCCGCACGCTGAACCGCGCGGTGATCACCGCCACCCAGATGATGGAGTCGATGATCGACTCGCCGCTGCCCACCCGGGCCGAGGTCTTCGACGTGGCCAACGCCGTGCTCGACGGCACCGATGCGGTGATGCTCTCCGCCGAGACCGCCGCCGGCGACTTCCCGGTGGAGACCGTGGAGGCGATGGACCGGGTCTGCCTGGGCGCCGAGCGCGAACGGCGCATCCAGGAGTCCGGCCACCGCATCCACGAGGGCTTCAGCCGGATCGACGAGACCATCGCGCTGTCCGCCATGTACGCCGCCAACCACCTCGCCGGGGTGGCCGCCATCGCCTGCATGACCGCGTCCGGCTACACGCCGCTGATCGCCTCGCGGATCAGCTCGGGGCTGCCCATCGTCGGGCTGGCCCACAACCCGATCGCCCAGCGGCGCATGGCGCTCTACCGCGGAGTGGTCTCGCTGCCCTTCGACACCAGCGAGATGGGCGCCACCGAGCTCAACGACCAGGCCCTGGCGCTGCTGATCCGGCAGGGCATCGCCGCGCCCGGCGACCACGTGATCCTCACCCGGGGCGACCACATGAACGCCCACGGCGGCACCAACACCCTGAAGGCCCTCGCCGTGGAGGCCCGCCATGAATGA
- a CDS encoding methylglyoxal synthase has translation MNEIRPPRNVTRTLPARKRIALVAHDGKKDELLEWVARWQQTLAGHALIGTGTTAGRISRQLGLEVEGLMSGPLGGDQQIGARIAEQGLDLLVFFWDPFAPQPHDPDVKALLRLAALWNIPVACNPASADFLVSSPWLDRDYEMTIPDAGAWLSARSDR, from the coding sequence ATGAATGAGATCCGCCCCCCGCGGAACGTGACGCGGACCCTGCCGGCCAGAAAGCGCATCGCGCTGGTCGCCCACGACGGCAAGAAGGACGAACTGCTCGAGTGGGTGGCCCGCTGGCAGCAGACCCTGGCCGGCCACGCCCTGATCGGCACCGGCACCACCGCGGGTCGCATCTCGCGCCAGCTGGGCCTAGAGGTGGAGGGCCTGATGAGCGGCCCCCTGGGCGGCGACCAGCAGATCGGCGCCCGCATCGCCGAGCAGGGGCTCGACCTGCTGGTGTTCTTCTGGGACCCCTTCGCGCCGCAGCCCCACGACCCCGACGTCAAGGCCCTGCTGCGCCTGGCGGCCCTGTGGAACATCCCGGTGGCCTGCAACCCGGCCAGCGCCGACTTCCTGGTCAGCTCCCCCTGGCTCGACCGGGACTACGAGATGACCATTCCCGATGCCGGCGCCTGGCTATCGGCCCGCAGCGACCGGTAG
- the gap gene encoding type I glyceraldehyde-3-phosphate dehydrogenase, which produces MTLKIAINGFGRIGRNVLRALYENGYRDRVKVVAINDLGDPALNAHLLRHDTVHGHFPFAVDHDEESMTVDGQRIAILSERDPAALPWKALGVDLVMECTGLFVKREAAAKHIAAGAERVLISAPSPDADATVVYGVNEDVLTAEHKVVSNASCTTNCLAPVAKALNDAVGIENGLMTTVHAYTNDQNLSDVYHKDPYRARSATHSMIPTKTGAAAAVGLVLPELAGKFDGLAVRVPVINVSLVDLTFNAGRDTTKEEINEIVARAAEASPVLAVNAQPLVSIDFNHDANSSTFDTNHTRVNGRLVKVMAWYDNEWGFSNRMLDTALAMHDA; this is translated from the coding sequence ATGACGCTCAAGATCGCCATCAACGGCTTCGGCCGCATCGGCCGCAACGTGCTGCGGGCCCTCTACGAGAACGGCTACCGCGATCGCGTGAAGGTGGTCGCCATCAATGACCTCGGCGATCCGGCCCTGAATGCCCATCTGCTGCGCCATGACACCGTGCATGGTCACTTTCCCTTCGCCGTCGATCACGACGAGGAGAGCATGACCGTGGACGGCCAGCGGATCGCCATCCTCTCCGAGCGAGACCCCGCCGCCCTGCCGTGGAAGGCCCTGGGGGTCGACCTGGTGATGGAGTGCACCGGCCTGTTCGTGAAGCGCGAGGCGGCCGCGAAGCACATCGCGGCCGGCGCGGAGCGCGTGCTGATCTCCGCCCCCAGCCCGGATGCCGACGCCACGGTGGTGTACGGCGTCAACGAGGACGTGCTCACCGCCGAGCACAAGGTGGTCTCCAACGCCTCCTGCACCACCAACTGCCTGGCCCCGGTCGCCAAGGCGCTCAACGACGCGGTGGGCATCGAGAACGGCCTGATGACCACGGTGCACGCCTACACCAACGACCAGAACCTCTCCGACGTCTACCACAAGGACCCCTACCGGGCCCGCAGCGCCACGCACTCTATGATCCCGACCAAGACCGGCGCGGCGGCGGCGGTGGGGCTGGTGCTGCCCGAACTCGCCGGCAAGTTCGATGGCCTGGCGGTGCGCGTGCCGGTGATCAACGTCTCCCTGGTGGACCTGACCTTCAATGCCGGTCGCGACACCACCAAGGAAGAGATCAACGAGATCGTCGCCCGGGCGGCCGAGGCGTCGCCGGTGCTGGCGGTCAATGCCCAGCCGCTGGTCTCCATCGACTTCAACCACGACGCGAACTCCTCGACCTTCGACACCAACCACACCCGGGTGAACGGCCGCCTGGTCAAGGTCATGGCCTGGTATGACAACGAGTGGGGCTTCTCCAACCGCATGCTGGACACCGCCCTGGCCATGCACGATGCCTGA
- a CDS encoding aspartate kinase: MTQVFKFGGASIRDADAIRHLGRLLAHFPERPLVVVVSAMGKTTNALEALLAAARGNDPDDYRDRLERLRRDHLATVEALFGASADPVAQRVEALIADLDRRHRAHAGRERPFHYDQTVCFGELLSTTIVSAWLDEVGLTTEWRDARELIVTDDTHQEANVDWAATAERVRGLDVEDGRIRVTQGFIGGTAKGASTTLGREGSDYTAAILAHCLAAEGVTIWKDVPGLFNADPRRFDNAVQFGRISFSEAIELAWHGATVIHPKTLAPLQQKAIPLTVRSFLTLEAPGSTIGGDAFHDGDVPAFMLREEQTLLEIRPHDFAFMDEARQHDILGRLVTAGLHAGLIDAGAMRLSLCLDSHPARLEPLVASLCADFAVVRRDDLTLLTVRYPTASLLAGLSEGREVLAERRNATTAQYLFHSRECPATWHIPA; encoded by the coding sequence ATGACCCAGGTCTTCAAGTTCGGCGGCGCCTCGATCCGGGATGCCGACGCTATCCGCCATCTGGGCCGGCTGCTCGCCCACTTCCCCGAACGCCCGCTGGTCGTGGTGGTCTCGGCCATGGGAAAGACCACCAATGCCCTGGAGGCGCTGCTCGCGGCGGCCCGGGGCAACGACCCTGACGACTACCGCGATCGGCTCGAGCGTCTGCGCCGCGACCACCTCGCCACCGTCGAGGCGCTCTTCGGGGCGTCTGCGGATCCCGTGGCCCAGAGGGTCGAGGCGCTCATCGCCGATCTCGACCGGCGTCACCGGGCCCATGCGGGACGCGAGCGGCCCTTCCACTACGACCAGACCGTCTGCTTCGGCGAGCTGCTCTCCACCACCATCGTCAGCGCCTGGCTCGACGAGGTCGGCCTGACGACCGAGTGGCGCGATGCCCGGGAGCTGATCGTCACCGATGACACCCATCAGGAGGCGAACGTCGACTGGGCGGCCACGGCCGAGCGGGTGCGCGGCCTGGACGTCGAAGACGGCCGGATCCGCGTCACCCAGGGGTTCATCGGCGGCACCGCCAAGGGCGCCTCGACCACCCTGGGCCGCGAGGGCTCGGACTATACCGCGGCGATCCTCGCCCACTGCCTGGCGGCCGAGGGGGTGACGATCTGGAAGGACGTGCCGGGACTCTTCAACGCCGACCCGCGACGCTTCGACAATGCGGTTCAGTTCGGTCGGATCTCCTTCAGCGAGGCGATCGAGCTGGCCTGGCACGGCGCCACGGTGATCCACCCCAAGACCCTGGCCCCCCTTCAGCAGAAGGCGATCCCGCTGACGGTGCGCTCCTTCCTGACCCTCGAGGCCCCGGGCAGCACCATCGGCGGGGATGCTTTCCATGATGGCGATGTACCCGCCTTCATGCTCCGCGAGGAGCAGACACTGCTGGAGATCCGCCCGCACGACTTCGCCTTCATGGACGAAGCCCGCCAGCACGACATCCTGGGCCGACTCGTGACGGCCGGCCTGCATGCCGGCCTGATCGATGCCGGGGCCATGCGCCTCTCGCTCTGCCTGGACAGTCACCCCGCCCGCCTGGAGCCGCTGGTCGCATCGCTGTGTGCCGACTTCGCGGTGGTGCGCCGGGACGACCTGACCTTGCTGACCGTGAGATACCCGACAGCATCCCTGCTGGCGGGGCTCAGCGAGGGACGCGAGGTCCTCGCCGAGCGGCGCAACGCCACCACCGCCCAGTATCTGTTCCACTCGAGGGAGTGTCCGGCGACCTGGCATATCCCAGCGTGA
- a CDS encoding sulfite exporter TauE/SafE family protein, giving the protein MLPDYSCLAWTVIIFSTYLTGVSKGGFAGGFGTLSVPLMALAIGPIEAAGLLLPLLLVMDAFTVKAWWGHHDVAEVRRLVPGMAIGVVIGTLAIGSLDEDGVRLLLGLMSLVFALYMLVRPAVSRPISSNWALPSGIGCGFTSFLAHAGSPPLNLYLIPRHLSKESFIATIAIAFAVVNLMKLGPYLWLGEINLTSAWASLVLVPVAWFGVKSGIWLQHRVSEWLFYRLVVLAMAIVGVQLVVQALG; this is encoded by the coding sequence GTGCTACCTGACTATTCCTGTCTTGCGTGGACAGTGATCATCTTCTCAACCTACCTGACCGGCGTATCCAAGGGCGGTTTCGCCGGCGGATTCGGGACGCTCTCGGTACCCCTGATGGCCCTGGCCATCGGCCCCATCGAAGCGGCCGGTCTGCTGCTGCCCCTCCTGCTGGTCATGGATGCCTTCACGGTCAAGGCCTGGTGGGGGCATCATGACGTGGCGGAAGTGCGGCGACTGGTGCCGGGGATGGCCATCGGTGTCGTGATCGGCACCCTGGCGATCGGCAGTCTCGATGAGGATGGGGTGCGCTTGCTGTTGGGCCTGATGTCGCTGGTGTTTGCGCTCTACATGCTGGTTCGTCCCGCGGTGTCACGGCCCATCTCATCCAACTGGGCGCTGCCTTCGGGCATCGGCTGCGGCTTCACCAGCTTCCTGGCCCATGCCGGGTCACCGCCCCTCAATCTCTACCTGATTCCTCGACACTTGAGCAAGGAGTCCTTCATCGCCACCATCGCGATCGCCTTCGCCGTGGTGAACCTGATGAAGCTCGGCCCTTACCTCTGGCTGGGCGAGATCAACCTCACGAGTGCCTGGGCCTCTCTTGTGCTGGTGCCGGTGGCCTGGTTCGGGGTGAAAAGTGGCATCTGGCTGCAGCACCGGGTCAGCGAGTGGCTCTTCTATCGCCTGGTGGTCCTGGCCATGGCCATCGTCGGCGTGCAGCTGGTGGTCCAGGCGCTGGGATGA